From the Exiguobacterium aurantiacum genome, one window contains:
- a CDS encoding sulfite exporter TauE/SafE family protein, translating to MEFGFIITIFLIGFIGSFISGMVGIGGSIIKYPMLLYIPPLLGFAAFSAHEVSGISAIQVFFATIGGIYAYRKGGYLNKQLILYMGVAVLIGSFIGGYGSTLLSENLINVVYAVLATIATIMMFLPKKNVEDVPLDQVTFNKVIASSSAFIVGVAAGIVGAAGAFILMPIMLVVLRIPTKMAIASSLAITFISSIGSTAGKIITDQIVWEPAVIMIIASLIAAPIGANVGKNMKTKSLQMILALLILASTVKIWMDIIG from the coding sequence ATGGAATTTGGATTTATCATCACCATCTTTTTGATCGGCTTTATCGGGTCGTTCATTTCAGGGATGGTCGGAATTGGCGGATCGATTATTAAATATCCGATGTTGTTGTATATTCCACCGCTCCTCGGCTTCGCGGCGTTCAGCGCCCATGAAGTATCGGGGATTAGCGCGATTCAAGTCTTCTTCGCGACGATTGGCGGAATTTACGCATACCGGAAGGGCGGTTATTTGAACAAACAGCTCATCTTGTATATGGGTGTCGCCGTCTTGATCGGGAGTTTCATCGGCGGCTACGGCTCGACGCTCTTGTCTGAGAACTTGATTAACGTCGTTTATGCCGTGCTCGCGACCATTGCGACAATCATGATGTTCTTACCGAAAAAGAATGTTGAGGATGTTCCGCTCGACCAAGTCACATTCAATAAAGTGATCGCATCGAGTTCGGCGTTCATCGTCGGAGTGGCAGCAGGGATCGTCGGGGCAGCGGGAGCATTCATCTTGATGCCGATCATGCTCGTCGTGCTCCGGATTCCGACGAAGATGGCAATCGCGAGTTCGCTCGCTATCACGTTCATCTCGTCAATCGGCTCGACGGCCGGGAAAATCATCACCGACCAAATTGTGTGGGAACCAGCCGTCATCATGATTATCGCCAGTTTGATTGCGGCTCCAATCGGCGCGAACGTCGGCAAGAACATGAAAACGAAATCGCTGCAAATGATTTTGGCGCTCCTCATCTTAGCGAGCACAGTTAAAATTTGGATGGACATCATCGGTTAA
- a CDS encoding rhodanese-like domain-containing protein: MKKLMLILSILVLTTIGIVLFTSEESEITKIDVETLQNRLENEEITLLDVREVDEYEGGHIEGAVNAPLSSLNETELPYPKDEPIYVICRSGNRSAQAAQLLKQRGYTEIYDVSGGMIAWEQK, encoded by the coding sequence TTGAAGAAATTAATGCTGATTTTATCGATTTTGGTGCTGACGACGATCGGAATCGTTCTTTTCACGTCCGAAGAGAGTGAAATCACAAAAATTGACGTTGAAACACTACAAAACAGATTGGAAAACGAAGAAATAACCTTGTTAGACGTCCGAGAAGTGGATGAATACGAGGGGGGGCATATCGAAGGAGCGGTGAACGCACCACTTTCTTCATTAAATGAAACCGAACTACCTTATCCGAAAGATGAACCGATCTATGTCATCTGCCGGAGCGGAAATCGAAGTGCCCAAGCAGCACAACTGTTGAAACAACGTGGCTACACTGAAATTTATGATGTTTCGGGCGGTATGATTGCCTGGGAACAAAAATAA
- a CDS encoding rhodanese-like domain-containing protein, which produces MKTISTTELETLLQSDETLNLIDVRETDEFAGGHIKQAKNVPLSEFGAKVDELDRSKPIHVICAAGGRSMNASAYLDSLGFDVINVDGGMMSWTGETV; this is translated from the coding sequence ATGAAAACCATTTCGACAACTGAACTAGAAACGTTGCTTCAATCTGATGAGACGCTCAATTTGATTGACGTTCGGGAGACAGACGAATTTGCAGGTGGGCACATCAAGCAAGCGAAAAACGTTCCCCTCTCTGAATTCGGTGCGAAAGTCGATGAGCTCGATCGTTCGAAACCGATTCACGTCATCTGTGCAGCAGGCGGACGAAGCATGAACGCTTCGGCTTACCTCGATTCACTCGGCTTCGATGTCATCAACGTCGATGGCGGCATGATGAGCTGGACGGGCGAAACAGTCTAA
- a CDS encoding MBL fold metallo-hydrolase has protein sequence MLLRYFYDQKLAQASYMVGCQMTGEAVVIDPARNITPYLQEAEKEGMKIVATAETHIHADFVSGSLELAKRTGSTAYLSDEGDASWKYAFAKDIDSKLVKDGDTFKVGNVTLEVMHTPGHTPEHISFLLYDRNQTQPMGIFTGDFVFVGDIGRPDLLEEAAGVKGTTAIGAEQMFDSLKKFKNLPDFVQVWPGHGAGSACGKALGAIPTSTVGYEKATNWALQMTDKDAFIKELTTDQPEPPNYFAMMKKVNKEGIQVTNMIARPEVVGSDRLDTLVEETQVVDTRKGEEFAKGHVPGTINIPYNTKFVSWAGWLVNFDKDITLIASAEDVDQVQTDFQSIGLDRLRFVVPVEELGQELLTETYTDVTAEQAIESAEKGDVFVLDVRNATEWNASHYEKAERILLGKLARDHEGLPTDQTIAVHCASGVRSRMAASVLQSLGYKDIQNILGGYGAMKTVLNAEQIG, from the coding sequence ATGTTATTACGTTATTTCTATGATCAAAAATTAGCACAAGCATCTTACATGGTCGGTTGCCAAATGACCGGCGAAGCCGTCGTCATCGACCCGGCCCGCAACATCACACCGTATCTTCAAGAAGCTGAAAAAGAAGGCATGAAAATCGTCGCGACGGCTGAGACTCACATCCATGCCGACTTCGTCTCAGGTTCACTCGAGCTTGCGAAACGTACCGGTTCAACGGCTTACCTATCAGACGAAGGCGACGCGTCATGGAAATATGCGTTCGCGAAAGACATCGACTCAAAACTCGTCAAAGATGGCGACACGTTCAAAGTCGGTAACGTCACACTCGAAGTCATGCACACACCAGGTCACACGCCAGAACATATCTCGTTCTTGCTTTACGACCGGAACCAGACACAACCAATGGGGATCTTCACAGGCGACTTCGTTTTCGTCGGCGACATCGGTCGTCCTGACCTGCTCGAAGAAGCAGCCGGTGTGAAAGGAACGACAGCCATCGGTGCCGAGCAAATGTTCGACTCACTCAAGAAGTTCAAAAATCTTCCTGACTTCGTTCAAGTTTGGCCGGGCCATGGTGCCGGAAGTGCTTGCGGGAAAGCGCTCGGCGCCATCCCGACATCGACGGTCGGCTACGAAAAAGCGACGAACTGGGCGCTTCAAATGACAGACAAAGATGCGTTCATCAAAGAGTTGACGACGGACCAGCCAGAACCGCCGAACTACTTCGCGATGATGAAAAAAGTGAACAAAGAAGGCATCCAAGTGACGAACATGATCGCTCGTCCGGAAGTCGTCGGCTCGGACCGCCTCGACACGCTCGTCGAAGAGACACAAGTCGTCGATACGCGTAAAGGGGAAGAGTTTGCCAAAGGACACGTCCCAGGCACAATCAACATCCCATACAACACGAAATTCGTCTCATGGGCCGGCTGGCTCGTCAACTTTGACAAAGACATCACGCTCATCGCGAGCGCGGAAGACGTCGATCAAGTGCAGACGGACTTCCAATCAATCGGTCTCGATCGTCTCCGCTTTGTCGTCCCAGTCGAAGAGCTCGGTCAAGAGCTATTGACGGAAACGTACACGGACGTGACAGCGGAACAAGCGATCGAGTCTGCTGAAAAAGGTGACGTCTTCGTTCTCGACGTCCGGAATGCGACAGAATGGAACGCGAGCCACTACGAGAAAGCCGAACGTATCCTACTCGGTAAACTGGCACGCGACCATGAAGGTCTTCCGACAGATCAAACGATTGCCGTTCACTGTGCGTCAGGCGTCCGTTCACGGATGGCTGCGAGTGTACTACAATCACTCGGCTACAAGGATATCCAAAACATCCTCGGTGGCTACGGTGCGATGAAGACCGTCCTCAATGCAGAACAAATCGGCTAA
- a CDS encoding TlpA disulfide reductase family protein encodes MIAIGPLNVRLDLLAMMASLLILYIGFKKIGLSEKERDAVLGTWFAGFLAWKGSAIVLGLASTGSLAFSLYATGGTWSLLIAAGVIAFFVYRLDAHLRGYWLFSALFLWFAMTLVVPKYGMLPLLSSPQPLHLYMAVLISLLLIATWRWMRIPTLGALLWTVVGAIAIWSVGSLVTDTFKLWWLIPFFFLIAVATYVARPSQKAVQYGLGLIVVLAVINASLPDETPRLEADSSQTGLNIGQVPPNFELKRTDGTTFNLSELRGERIVVNFWASWCPPCRAEMPDMAKFAREQDDVTIVAVNTTTSERDVEDARTFVAPYEDAFKVVYDEEGIVGNAYRIQAMPTTYVLDENGIIVAKQFGAIDHAWLKAQTN; translated from the coding sequence TTGATCGCCATCGGTCCATTGAACGTTCGACTCGATTTACTGGCTATGATGGCCAGCCTGCTCATTCTCTACATCGGTTTCAAAAAAATCGGCTTGTCGGAAAAAGAACGCGACGCCGTCCTCGGCACATGGTTTGCCGGCTTTCTCGCTTGGAAAGGGAGCGCGATCGTCCTCGGTCTCGCGTCGACCGGTAGTTTGGCCTTCTCCCTTTATGCGACCGGAGGCACGTGGTCACTCCTCATCGCCGCTGGTGTGATTGCATTCTTCGTCTACCGGCTTGATGCTCACCTTCGCGGCTATTGGTTGTTCTCGGCCTTGTTCCTTTGGTTTGCGATGACGCTCGTCGTCCCGAAATATGGGATGCTCCCGCTGCTTTCATCGCCGCAACCGCTCCATCTCTATATGGCCGTCCTCATCTCCTTGCTGCTCATCGCGACGTGGCGCTGGATGCGGATACCGACGCTCGGGGCGCTGCTTTGGACCGTGGTCGGTGCCATAGCGATTTGGTCGGTCGGGTCGCTTGTGACCGATACGTTCAAGTTGTGGTGGCTCATTCCGTTCTTTTTTCTAATCGCCGTCGCCACATATGTAGCGCGGCCATCTCAAAAGGCGGTCCAATATGGACTCGGTCTCATCGTCGTGCTCGCCGTCATCAACGCGAGCTTACCGGACGAGACACCACGGCTCGAGGCCGACTCGTCCCAGACTGGATTGAATATCGGTCAAGTCCCGCCAAACTTTGAATTGAAGCGAACGGATGGGACGACTTTCAACTTGAGTGAGTTACGCGGCGAACGGATCGTCGTCAACTTCTGGGCGTCATGGTGCCCGCCATGCCGGGCGGAGATGCCGGACATGGCCAAGTTTGCCCGTGAACAAGACGATGTGACCATCGTCGCCGTCAATACGACGACGAGCGAACGAGATGTCGAGGATGCGCGGACGTTCGTCGCCCCATATGAAGATGCGTTCAAGGTCGTCTATGACGAGGAAGGGATTGTCGGAAACGCCTATCGGATCCAAGCGATGCCGACGACGTACGTCCTCGATGAAAATGGAATCATCGTCGCCAAGCAGTTCGGCGCGATCGACCACGCCTGGCTCAAAGCGCAGACAAACTGA
- a CDS encoding YrvL family regulatory protein yields the protein MTRRLSRRGLITIKRIKPLLICTMIVSIILIVFTSLEFFILKILGLQYESLRSLLLFFIVYGISEIPTNLFLSSFLKALTSLDIIQSHTGVLALFFQIASPFLILNLIDSLMTSVSISQLGILLFSLVTGLVGWLSMQQDSQPPKRGSKEFEAYEKKTS from the coding sequence TTGACACGCCGTCTAAGCAGAAGGGGGTTAATCACGATTAAAAGAATCAAACCCTTATTGATTTGTACGATGATTGTTTCCATCATATTGATTGTGTTTACATCTCTTGAATTTTTTATCTTGAAGATACTTGGTCTACAGTATGAATCGTTGCGGAGTCTATTACTCTTCTTCATCGTATATGGAATTTCAGAGATTCCGACCAACTTGTTTCTATCTTCCTTCTTGAAGGCGTTGACGAGTCTCGATATCATCCAATCACATACAGGGGTGTTAGCCTTGTTCTTTCAGATCGCTAGTCCATTCCTCATATTAAACCTCATTGATAGCTTGATGACATCTGTGTCGATTTCTCAACTGGGAATCCTTCTGTTCTCTCTTGTCACCGGTCTAGTAGGGTGGTTATCCATGCAACAAGACTCACAACCTCCAAAACGAGGATCGAAAGAATTTGAAGCTTACGAAAAAAAGACGAGTTGA
- the nfsA gene encoding oxygen-insensitive NADPH nitroreductase: protein MNQVIDTLLNHRSVRSFTDETLTDEQIRLIVESAQRASTSSFIQAYSIIGVTDPEKKARLAEIAGNQQYVIDNGHFFVFCADLYRHELIGELREAEVNATLETDEKLLVAVIDAALASQNAVVAAESMGLGICYIGGIRNDMFAVKELLGLPERVLPLFGLAVGVPEHVEGQKPRLPLEHIYHENTYVADAEQLKQELDAYDATIHDYYAARGSNQRSDTWTGQMGRMLSKPTRLDVKDFLKTQGYLKQN from the coding sequence ATGAACCAAGTTATCGACACACTACTGAATCACCGCTCCGTCCGTTCATTCACGGATGAGACGTTGACCGACGAACAAATCAGACTCATCGTCGAGAGTGCCCAGCGCGCTTCGACGTCAAGCTTCATCCAAGCCTATTCCATCATCGGGGTGACCGACCCGGAGAAGAAAGCACGGCTAGCCGAGATCGCCGGTAACCAGCAATACGTCATCGACAACGGTCACTTCTTCGTCTTCTGCGCCGACCTGTATCGACATGAGTTGATCGGGGAACTGCGGGAAGCCGAAGTGAACGCGACGCTCGAGACGGACGAGAAGTTGCTCGTAGCGGTCATCGATGCCGCGCTCGCTTCGCAAAATGCCGTCGTGGCCGCCGAATCGATGGGCCTCGGCATTTGTTACATCGGTGGGATTCGCAATGATATGTTCGCCGTGAAGGAACTGCTCGGACTGCCGGAGCGGGTTTTGCCGCTATTCGGACTTGCCGTCGGTGTCCCGGAACATGTCGAAGGGCAGAAACCGCGTCTCCCGCTCGAACATATTTATCACGAGAACACGTACGTCGCAGACGCCGAGCAACTGAAACAAGAACTCGATGCGTATGATGCGACGATTCACGATTACTACGCGGCACGCGGGTCGAACCAACGAAGTGACACGTGGACAGGACAGATGGGACGGATGTTGTCGAAACCGACCCGGCTCGATGTAAAGGACTTCCTAAAGACACAAGGTTATTTAAAGCAAAACTAA
- a CDS encoding catalase gives MDQHRHLTTNQGVPIGDNANSITAGRRGPTLLEDYQLIEKLAHFDRERVPERVVHARGAGAHGVFKVKNSMKRYTKAKFLQEEGQETPIFARFSTVIHGLGSPETLRDPRGFSVKFYTEEGNYDFVGNNLPVFFIRDAIKFPDVIHSLKPDPRTNLQDPDRFFDFMSLTPESTSMLIHLFSDEGIPASYRHMRGSSVHSFKWVNEYGNTVYIKLRWVPKQGVKNLSMDEAAKVQAEDFNHATRDLFNAIEEGDFPEWDLYVQILDPADMDNFDFDPLDATKDWFEDVIPYQLVGTMRLNKNVDNYFAETESVGFNPGVLVPGIQPSEDKMLQGRLFSYSDTQRYRIGANYLQLPINCPFAQVSNNQRDGAMPFKQQTSPVNYEPNRYEDAPKPDAAYIETEQPLSGVAGRQKIEKTNDFGQAGEVYRRYSEEEKTALVNNLVAHIKEVRHENTVLLLICNFYRADRDLGARLSKELNVDITPFLSQVTE, from the coding sequence ATGGATCAACACCGTCATCTAACTACTAACCAAGGCGTTCCAATCGGGGACAACGCCAACTCCATCACAGCGGGTCGCCGCGGCCCGACGCTTCTCGAAGATTATCAGTTAATTGAGAAACTCGCCCACTTTGACCGTGAGCGCGTGCCGGAACGGGTCGTTCATGCCCGGGGTGCCGGAGCCCACGGTGTCTTCAAAGTTAAAAATAGCATGAAACGATATACAAAAGCCAAATTTTTGCAGGAAGAAGGACAAGAGACACCAATCTTCGCCCGCTTCTCAACCGTTATTCATGGCCTCGGCTCACCGGAGACGCTTCGTGACCCACGTGGATTCTCGGTCAAATTTTATACAGAAGAAGGAAACTACGACTTCGTTGGAAACAACTTGCCTGTCTTCTTCATCCGTGACGCCATCAAATTCCCAGACGTGATCCACTCGCTCAAACCAGACCCACGCACGAACCTGCAAGACCCGGACCGTTTCTTCGACTTCATGTCGCTCACACCGGAATCGACGAGCATGCTCATCCACTTGTTCAGCGATGAAGGAATTCCAGCCTCATACCGTCATATGCGCGGTTCATCGGTCCACTCGTTCAAATGGGTCAACGAATACGGAAACACGGTGTACATAAAACTCCGTTGGGTCCCGAAACAAGGTGTTAAAAACTTGTCGATGGATGAAGCGGCGAAAGTACAAGCCGAAGACTTCAACCATGCGACACGCGACTTGTTCAACGCCATCGAAGAAGGCGACTTCCCGGAGTGGGACCTCTACGTCCAAATCCTCGATCCGGCCGATATGGACAACTTCGACTTCGACCCGCTCGACGCGACGAAAGACTGGTTCGAAGACGTCATTCCGTATCAGCTCGTCGGGACGATGAGACTCAACAAGAACGTCGACAACTACTTCGCCGAGACGGAATCGGTCGGCTTCAACCCGGGCGTGCTCGTTCCTGGGATCCAACCGTCTGAAGACAAGATGCTCCAAGGCCGCTTGTTCTCCTATTCGGACACGCAACGTTACCGCATCGGGGCGAACTATCTTCAACTTCCGATCAACTGCCCGTTTGCACAAGTATCGAACAACCAACGTGACGGGGCGATGCCGTTCAAACAACAGACGAGCCCGGTCAACTATGAACCGAACCGCTATGAGGACGCACCGAAACCGGACGCGGCTTATATCGAGACGGAACAACCGCTCTCAGGCGTAGCCGGACGTCAAAAAATCGAGAAGACGAACGACTTCGGTCAAGCGGGCGAAGTGTACCGTCGTTACTCGGAAGAAGAGAAGACGGCGCTCGTGAACAACTTGGTGGCGCACATTAAAGAAGTCCGCCATGAGAATACGGTGCTGCTCTTGATTTGTAACTTCTACCGGGCCGACCGTGACCTCGGCGCGCGTCTCTCGAAAGAATTGAATGTCGATATCACGCCGTTCTTGAGTCAAGTGACGGAATAA
- a CDS encoding VOC family protein, translated as MPINPYLNFNGDCHDAILFYADVFAEPAPDIMTFAAQPGPDGEPVPDEMADLVLHARLSVHGTSLMFSDAMPDGPVTFGQNITLAVVTDDLDAIRREFVALSDGGRVLMPLQETFWSKAYGMVEDRFGVQWQFSHEA; from the coding sequence ATGCCGATTAACCCTTATCTCAATTTCAACGGCGATTGTCACGACGCCATCTTGTTTTATGCCGACGTCTTCGCCGAGCCTGCCCCAGACATCATGACGTTCGCGGCCCAGCCGGGACCGGACGGCGAACCGGTCCCAGACGAGATGGCCGACCTTGTCCTCCACGCTCGTCTGAGCGTTCATGGCACATCGCTCATGTTTTCGGATGCGATGCCGGACGGTCCGGTCACGTTCGGGCAGAACATCACGCTCGCCGTCGTGACAGACGACCTCGACGCGATCCGTCGGGAATTCGTGGCTCTATCTGACGGCGGCCGTGTCCTCATGCCGCTCCAAGAGACGTTTTGGAGCAAGGCGTACGGCATGGTCGAAGATCGGTTTGGTGTCCAGTGGCAGTTCAGTCACGAGGCGTGA
- a CDS encoding class I SAM-dependent DNA methyltransferase → MAYEGFAYVYDELMKDAPYEDWVAFVHRHVEDGASLADVGCGTGSATIRLAEHYETIGLDLSESMLEVAQEKALEAGITLPLWQQDMRELELPHPVDAVTILCDSLCYLEDEADVIDTFEAVYEQLKPGGMFIFDVHSPNKMQTLFNQKTYASNGEDCSYIWFADPGEAPLSVVHDLTFFVALEDGTYERVEETHEQRTYEPGQYMQWLIGAGFHVKSVTADFTDQAPGPNAERIFFVAQK, encoded by the coding sequence ATGGCGTACGAAGGGTTCGCCTACGTCTACGATGAGTTAATGAAAGATGCCCCGTACGAGGACTGGGTCGCCTTCGTGCATCGCCATGTCGAAGACGGTGCATCGCTTGCTGACGTCGGATGCGGGACGGGCTCGGCGACAATTCGCTTGGCGGAGCATTACGAGACAATCGGGCTCGACTTATCCGAGTCGATGCTCGAAGTCGCCCAAGAGAAAGCGCTCGAGGCAGGCATCACGCTTCCGCTCTGGCAACAGGATATGCGAGAGCTTGAATTGCCACACCCGGTCGACGCCGTGACGATCCTTTGCGACTCGCTTTGCTATCTCGAGGACGAGGCCGATGTCATCGACACGTTCGAGGCGGTATACGAACAATTGAAACCGGGCGGCATGTTCATCTTTGATGTACATTCGCCGAACAAGATGCAGACGCTCTTCAATCAGAAGACGTACGCCTCGAACGGAGAAGATTGCTCGTACATCTGGTTCGCCGACCCGGGCGAGGCGCCGCTCTCGGTCGTTCACGACTTGACGTTCTTTGTCGCGCTCGAAGATGGCACGTATGAGCGTGTCGAAGAGACGCACGAGCAGCGGACGTATGAGCCGGGACAGTATATGCAGTGGCTCATCGGGGCCGGCTTCCATGTGAAATCGGTCACCGCTGACTTCACGGATCAGGCTCCAGGCCCGAACGCAGAACGAATCTTTTTTGTCGCCCAGAAATAA
- the rsfS gene encoding ribosome silencing factor, whose product MTVKEELELIVKAADDKRAEEIVVLDMEGISPVADYFVICHGNSEKQVQAIAREIKDVAGEHELPLHKFEGMDSARWVLADLENVVVHIFHRDDRDYYNLEKLWADAPHVEVEVG is encoded by the coding sequence ATGACTGTAAAAGAAGAATTAGAATTGATCGTGAAGGCCGCTGACGATAAGCGTGCCGAAGAAATCGTCGTCCTCGACATGGAAGGCATCTCACCAGTCGCAGATTACTTCGTTATCTGCCACGGTAACTCAGAGAAGCAAGTCCAAGCGATCGCACGCGAAATCAAAGACGTGGCCGGCGAACATGAGCTCCCGCTCCACAAATTCGAAGGCATGGACTCGGCACGTTGGGTACTCGCTGACCTCGAAAACGTTGTCGTCCACATCTTCCATCGCGACGACCGCGACTACTACAACCTTGAAAAATTGTGGGCAGATGCGCCACACGTTGAAGTGGAAGTCGGCTAA
- the yqeK gene encoding bis(5'-nucleosyl)-tetraphosphatase (symmetrical) YqeK, protein MTYEEAQSLIEATLPEKRYIHTLGVVETADRLARLYGVDIEQARLAAMLHDYAKYFDADMMRQVVIEENLDPSLLEFDDELLHAPVGAILLDRAYDLDPAVVSAIKNHTTGEPGMSRLDQILFVADAIEPNRSYPGVDTLRDLADRSLEAAVVATLRQTIDYLLKKSVRIFPLTIETYNHFVKTP, encoded by the coding sequence ATGACGTATGAGGAAGCACAATCATTGATTGAGGCGACATTGCCGGAGAAACGCTATATCCACACGCTCGGTGTCGTCGAGACGGCAGACCGGTTGGCCCGCTTGTATGGGGTCGATATAGAGCAGGCACGTCTTGCGGCGATGTTGCATGACTATGCGAAATACTTCGACGCGGACATGATGCGCCAAGTCGTCATCGAGGAGAACCTCGACCCGAGCTTGCTAGAGTTCGATGACGAACTGCTGCATGCGCCGGTCGGGGCCATCCTGTTAGACCGGGCGTATGACCTCGACCCGGCCGTCGTATCGGCCATCAAAAACCATACGACCGGGGAACCGGGCATGTCACGGCTCGACCAAATTTTGTTCGTCGCGGACGCGATCGAGCCGAATCGGTCGTATCCGGGCGTCGACACGTTGCGTGACCTCGCGGACCGTTCGCTTGAAGCGGCCGTCGTCGCGACGTTGCGTCAGACAATCGACTATTTATTGAAGAAGTCGGTGCGAATCTTTCCACTGACGATTGAGACGTATAACCATTTTGTGAAAACACCCTAG
- a CDS encoding nicotinate-nucleotide adenylyltransferase — protein sequence MSRIGLMGGTFDPPHLGHLLIAEQAREQLDLDEVWFLPAAIPPHKAGFSPAEDRIEMTRRAIADQADFKLSLIEFERDEPSYTVETMRRLRDLYSEHTFFFLIGADSLESLEKWYDYDTLVTLVTFGAVARPGSRYRIPKQADVRTIDMPQLEISSTDIRERARRDKSIKYLVPRDVETYIKERDLYDV from the coding sequence ATGAGCCGCATCGGCCTGATGGGAGGCACGTTCGACCCGCCGCACCTCGGTCACTTGTTGATCGCCGAGCAGGCGCGTGAACAGCTCGATCTCGATGAGGTCTGGTTTTTGCCGGCGGCAATTCCGCCCCACAAGGCGGGTTTCAGCCCGGCTGAGGACCGGATCGAGATGACACGGCGGGCAATCGCGGATCAAGCCGATTTTAAGCTGAGTTTGATCGAGTTTGAACGCGACGAACCGTCCTATACGGTCGAGACGATGAGACGGTTGCGGGACTTGTATTCGGAGCACACGTTCTTCTTCTTGATCGGGGCGGACTCGCTCGAATCGCTCGAGAAGTGGTACGATTACGACACGCTCGTCACCCTCGTCACGTTCGGTGCCGTTGCGCGTCCGGGTAGCCGGTACCGCATCCCGAAGCAGGCAGATGTGCGCACGATCGATATGCCACAACTCGAGATCTCATCGACCGATATCAGGGAGCGGGCGAGACGAGACAAGTCCATCAAGTATCTCGTCCCACGCGATGTCGAAACTTATATCAAGGAGCGCGACTTGTATGACGTATGA
- the yhbY gene encoding ribosome assembly RNA-binding protein YhbY has protein sequence MLSGKQKRFLRAEAHHLSPIYQVGKNGVSEAMCKDIIDALEKRELLKVQVLQNCADTPKDVAGELAEGTKAEVVQVIGKVIVLYKQATEKENRQIKLP, from the coding sequence ATGTTATCAGGTAAACAAAAACGCTTTTTACGTGCTGAAGCACACCACCTTTCGCCGATTTACCAAGTCGGGAAAAATGGAGTCAGCGAAGCGATGTGCAAAGACATTATCGACGCACTCGAAAAACGTGAGCTCTTGAAAGTTCAAGTACTTCAAAACTGTGCCGATACGCCGAAAGACGTAGCCGGAGAATTGGCTGAAGGCACGAAAGCCGAAGTCGTTCAAGTCATCGGAAAAGTCATCGTCTTGTACAAACAGGCGACTGAGAAAGAAAATCGCCAAATCAAACTCCCATGA
- the aroE gene encoding shikimate dehydrogenase, with protein MRLAVIGHPIAHSLSPVLHEQWLSASGLFGRYEALDVTSDELADLFQQMRDGVWDGFNVTIPYKEAVIPYLDALDQAAEAAGAVNTVYKRDGKLVGTNTDGAGLVAALDRWTDWTGHVLVIGAGGAARGIISALPTRAVTVTNRTMERAERLADAFGIEAQTLSDVDIARYDVIIQTTSVGMDGVDSPRSLKGLRQNTVVCDIIYRPLVTPFLKEAAKADAKIVNGTAMFVGQGALAFEYWTGVRPDQLVGMKLIESLLEE; from the coding sequence ATGAGACTGGCCGTCATCGGTCACCCGATTGCTCATTCGCTCTCTCCCGTCCTGCACGAGCAGTGGCTGAGCGCGTCTGGGCTTTTCGGGCGCTATGAGGCGCTCGACGTCACCTCGGACGAACTCGCGGACTTGTTTCAACAGATGCGTGACGGCGTCTGGGACGGCTTCAACGTCACGATCCCGTATAAAGAGGCCGTCATCCCGTACCTTGACGCGCTCGATCAAGCGGCTGAAGCCGCCGGTGCCGTCAACACGGTATATAAGCGGGACGGGAAGCTGGTCGGGACGAACACGGACGGTGCCGGCCTCGTCGCCGCACTCGACCGCTGGACCGATTGGACGGGGCATGTGCTCGTCATCGGTGCTGGAGGGGCAGCGCGCGGGATCATCAGCGCCTTGCCGACCCGGGCCGTCACGGTCACGAACCGGACGATGGAGCGGGCAGAGCGTCTCGCGGACGCGTTCGGCATCGAAGCGCAGACGCTCTCGGATGTCGATATTGCACGCTATGATGTCATCATCCAGACGACATCGGTCGGCATGGACGGCGTTGATTCGCCACGATCGTTAAAAGGTTTACGACAAAACACCGTCGTTTGTGATATCATATATCGTCCACTCGTCACACCGTTTTTAAAGGAAGCCGCCAAAGCAGACGCGAAAATCGTCAACGGAACTGCCATGTTCGTCGGACAAGGCGCTCTGGCGTTTGAATATTGGACAGGTGTGAGACCGGATCAACTTGTCGGAATGAAGTTAATTGAAAGCTTATTGGAGGAATAA